The following DNA comes from Gemella massiliensis.
TAACTATATTTTTAATCGACTTATGAAGAATTTTAACGCCGGAATTAGTTATGATAAAGAAAATGCTCTTTACTATCCGGCTGTTAAAGAAAAGACGAAATTAACAATACCGACAAAGATAATAAATGGTAAAATCGATTATTTTAGCGGTCAGGAAATTGAAAATAAAAAAGGATATAGAGAACAATCGATAAAAAATATCGCTTTTGAAATATTAAACGGTGTAGAACAAGGTAATAATTATAGTGATTATGCTATTTTAGTAAGAAATAGTACAAAAATGGCAAGTTTTAAAGAAATTTTTTCAAGTTATAATATTCCGCTGTTTTTTAAAGAGAAAGATGGATTTACTTCATCAAACACATTTAATATTCTTTATAATATTTTTAAATTTTTAGATAATACTAATAGAGATAGCAGCCTTGTGGCTATACTTCGTAGCGAACTTTTTTCTTATACCAATGATGAGTTATTGAAATTATCATTAAATAATGAAAAAACTTTTTATAAAAAATTAAAAATTAGTGATGAGGTAAAAGATAGACATACTATAAACATTTTAAATTCATGGCTGAATTACAGCCTTAATAATTCAATAAGAACTATCTTAGAAAAAATAGTCATCGATACAGATTTTATTAATTATTTGAGAACAGTTGATATAAATGATGAGGAAGTTGATTACTATGAGAATTTTTTAGATGTCGTTTATGAATATGAAAATGTAAATAATAATTTGAGTGATTTTATTGTGTATTTGGAAAATATAAGAGAACAAGAGAAGTTTGAAACTAAGAAGAGAGTTTCAAATAATAGCGTAACGTTATCTACTATCCATATTTCTAAGGGATTGGAGTATAAGTATGTTTTTATCGCTGATTTAGATACCGATTTTAACAATCAAGGTTTTAGCGGCGAAGTATTATTCACTTCTGAATTTGGGTTTAGTGTTGATGTGGAAAATATAGCAACCAAGCATAATTATGAATATCAGAGCGTTTTTCCTGTTAAGTTGTATAAATTAAATGCACAGTTAATAAAATTAAGAGAACGTGAGGAAGAAATAAGAAATCTTTATGTAGCGTTAACAAGAGCGGAGAAAGGTTTGTATTTGGTAAGTCCAAACGGTATTATGCTAAATGACGAAGAAAAAAAACAAATAAGTGTAACCGGTAGCGTTTTTGAAGCAGTAAATTTTGAAGAAATATTAAGCGTTGTCTTGAGTAATTATAATAACGAAGATCGTGCAGAAAATGAATTAACGGCGGAGTTTGAATATTATGAACCTAATCAAAATAAGAAAGTATTTTCCGTTGAAAATGAGAGAGAAGTTAATTTTGTTGAAATTTATAAAGAATTGGAAGTCGAAAATAAAGATAAATTAATTAAACAAAAGACTAACAAAATATTTCCGGCGAAAACTTCATATAGTGCTATGAAGAAAATTAATAAGGATAAAGATGAGATAATAAAAAAAGATAATAAAGAAATCAATTACTTGGAATTATCTAACCTAAATAAAATAACTACCGCTACAAAAGCTTTACAACGGGGTAATATTATTCATAAATTGTTTGAAAGAATAGTACAAAGCGTCTTTGAGAAAGAGGAAATAATTGATGTTCAATCGTATGTAGAAAATTTAGTTAGAACGGATAATATTATCTATAATATAAAAAATAAAACTTTATTGACAAAAGAAGAGTATAATCTAATAAATAACGAAGATGATTTAACTAAAGTAAAAATGTTTTTAGAAAGTGAAGTGATCAGTTTTGTAAAAGATGCAGATACTTGTGAAACTGAATTGTCTTTTACAACATTAAAAAAAGCAAAAGAGCTTTATAATGAAAGTGAAAGCAATATTGAGGTAATACTTCAAGGTGTTGTCGATTTGTTAATTAATATAGATGGGCAATATTTAATAATAGATTATAAAACTGATAATGTTTCAAAGAAAAACGGTGAAAGTATTTTAGAAAAACGTCATGGTGAACAGTTGAAAATATATAAAGAAGCGGTAAAAAAATATTATAATTGCACTGAGGTGAAGACTTACATCTATTCTTACACTTTATCAAAATTAATAGAAGTGTAGAAATCAGGTGAGTTACATTTTGTGAATTTTTGATAAAATCTGTAAATTTCTTCTCATTGTTACTATAGTCTAAATATGATATAATAGTTATTAAAAATAACCGGACTTTATTTGGAGGTGAAATAGTGAAATATATAGTTTGTAACAGTCAGACGGCGGTGCTTAATAGAATGTATGATGAATTTGAAAAATGTTTAGAAGATGGTGCTGTTGTGTCGTTGCCGGAACAAATAATCGGCACGCAATTTATGAATAGAATGGTGGATGATTATAATGCCGGAAAGTATCGCTATAAACATATAACTCTTGTGGGACAAAGAGAGTTTGCAGATATAGATATAGAAGAAGATTTTGGATTATATCGTTATCTTAGAAAAGAATTAATAACAAAATTAGATTTGGATGCTAAGAATATTTATTATCCAAAATGTTTGGATAGTGAAAATAGTGAAGATGATATTGCTAAATATGAAGAGATATTGGCAGAAAATATTGCTGATGTAGCAATAGTATTTTTAGGTGCGGAAGGAACGATACTGGATTATAAATATATGAACGAAGAAAATAAACGAGTTCATTTGTTGGAGTTTTCTAAGGAAGATAAAACGCAGTTACAAAAGTCCGGAATTCAACTTCGAGGAAATAAACTAATAAGTATCGGATATGAAAATTTACTATCAGCAAGAAGTTTATTTATAGTTGTTTTAGGAGCTGATAAAAGAGAGTATATGGTGGAGTTGTTTGAAAATGATCATGACGAACAAGAAACTATTTTATCACTTTTAAACGAGCATGATAATGTTTTTATTTTTACGGATAAAGAAGCAAGTTATAAATCGGAAGAAGAAGTAAATAGATTAATAAAACAGCGACAAAAACAGCTTTTAGCTAAACAACGTCGTGAAGAAGAAAAAGAAGCGAAAATTATAGAGAAAATACAGAGTGATGGAGAATATAATGAATGATTACCAGAGAATTATAAATTATGATTTCAATGATGTAGTTCTTGATAATAAGTTAGTAGTAAAATTTAAAATGAAAAAAACTTTTAGTGAATGGGACTTTATAAGTTTATTTTCACACAAACGTGGGGAGAGATTTATAATAAAAACACCTGATAGCAGAAGTTCTAAAATAGGAATAGGTTATGAAAAAACTTGGTTATTAGATTCAAATGATTTTTTGTCCAGTTTTGATAATAAAAATATTTTATCGGGTTTTGAAGAATTAAAAACACAGGTAACTTTTATTGATATTCATGAACATGATGAGGAATATTTCGGTTTATATGGCGGTGTTTCTGACGGTAGTAATAAAAGTACGCAGGAGTGGGTAGATTTTAGTGATACTTCTTTTGTAGTACCGGAAATTTTGGCTGTTTTTAAAGGGGACTTCGTATATTTCACCTTATTTTTTGATATGGAAGATGGTGTTGACTTTCTGGAGTTATGGCGAAAAAGAACGGAATTTTTAGAAAAATTGGTTTTTCAAGAAGAACCATTACTTAATGAACCTAAAATATCTGTAGTAAGAGATATTTATCCGGAAGTTTGGCAAGAAAATATAAGAAAAGCGTTATTAAAAATAGAACAAGGTGAGCTTAAAAGATTAGTATTACCAAGAAAAAATCAGATATTATTAGAAAATAGAACTTCACTTGCTGCTATAACAAAATATTTGCTTAATAAAAAGAGATATTTTATTGCATTTGAGATGAAAAAAAGCCTCTTTGTAACGACCAATCCTTTGGTATCGTTAGATGTTGATGATGAAGAATTAAAAGCGTACTTGTATTTAAAACAGGAAAATCTTTTTTCTGATAAAAGTGTTGTTATGTTTGATGAAAAGGATATATTTATCAGATACAAAGAAGAGTTTAAAGCTAAGTTTGAGAAAGATTTTGAAGTTTCGGATGACAAGATGTTAATGGGTAAAAAGTTAGATGTTTATGCTGTACTAAAAACAAGAATAATAAGTAAACAAAAGGCGATAAAGGCACTTAGTGTTTTATACCCGATTCCTCTATTAAAAGGTTATCCCGAAGTAGCTGCTGAAGAGTTTTTAAAAGAAAATTGTCCTACAGGATATGGTTTTTGGTATTCGCCTTTCGGTTATATTAATGCAAATTTAGATGCAAGGTTTTATACTTGCGGGAATACCATGATTGCATTAGAAAATATGATAACTTTATTTACCAGTATTTTATTATCAAAAGATGACAGTTATGATGAGGTTATAGAAAGAACAAATTCGATAGTAAGTTCAAGATTAAAATTATTTAATCACTAAGGAGGAAGTTATGAAATTAAGTACAATGCAAAAGGGTACTTTACTTACTATATCAGGAGCAACATGTTGGGGATTATCCGGGGTTTTAGGAGAATATCTTCTTAATATTTCTAAAATAGACTCTGTTTGGGTAATAGCTACACGTTTATTCTATGCGGGATTAATTTTATTAGCTGTAGTATTAATAAAAAATAAAAAGGTGACACTTAGAGTGTTTAAAGATAAAAAAGATGTTTTAAGGTTAATAAATTTTTCGTTTTTCGGTTTACTTATTTGTCAGGGAACATATTTTCTAGCAATAAAATATACCAATGCCGGAATGGCAACAGTTCTTCAATTTACAGGTCCGGTTATGATAATGGCATTTTATTGTGTTTTAAATAAACGTTTGCCGATGATCAGGGAAGCTGTAGCTATGATAACTTCATTGTTTGGTGTTGTTTTGATGGCTACTCATTTAGACTTTAATACATTATCTATTTCGGCAATCGGTTTGTTTTGGGGAATTTTCTCGGCGGTTGGGCTTGCCAGTTACAATATTTCTTCAATAAGACTTACCACAAAATATGGTGCAACAATCATAACTGCATGGGGACTTTTTATAGCGGGAACGATTGTTTATTTTGCGACAGGAAGTTATTATATACCGGCAGGATTTAGTTTAATTGACTTTTTATGTATAACCGGAATTGTCTTAATAGGAACTATCGCTTCATTTACCATGTATTTAGAGGGAATTAAATTAATTGGAGCGGTTACCGGTAGCATAATAGGTTGTTTTGAACCGATAGCGGCGATAATTTTTTCGTTTTTATTACTTGGAACAACATTCAGTAGTTTAGACTTGCTGGGAGCAGCCTTTATACTATCTGCCGTTGTGGTTTTAAGCAAAAGATAATACTTGCTTAATAAGAAAAATGAATATACAATAGGGTGAGAGTATTAGTAAGGTCTGATATTCTCATTATCACATTAAGGGGTAAATAAGTGTATTTTAACAATAATTATAAAAGAGAAAAGAGATTTTAACAAATGAATAATAATTATCAAACTTTTGACGATATGTATAAAAGTAAAACGACAAAGGAACTGACGCTTCTTGCAAAAAAACTAGGAGTTATTCGTTACTCTACCCTTAATAAAAAGGAATTAGTTCTTGCAATTTTAGAAAAGGAAATGGAAAAAGATAATAATTATTATATGACCGGTATTTTAGATGATATTCACCCGGACAACGGCTTTGGTTTTTTAAGGACGGTTAATTATAATAAAGGAGAAGCTGATATTTATGTTTCGGCATCACAAATAAGACGTTTTGAGCTTAAAAAGGGTGATGAAGTAACCGGAAAAGTTCGCCCTCCCAGAGAAAATGATAAATATTATGGGTTACTTCAAGTAGATGTTATTAATGGCGTTAATGCTGAAGAAATAAAATCACGCCCGCATTTTCAGGCGTTAACCCCTATTTATCCGGACAGTAAATTAGTTTTGGAAACTACAAAAGAAAAATTATCAACCAGATTTATTGATTTGGTAGCACCTATCGGTCTTGGACAACGTGGTTTAATAGTAGCGCCGCCTAAAGCGGGGAAAACTACTTTGTTAAAAGATATTGCCAATGCAATTAGAAAAAATTATCCAGATAAAAAATTAATTATTTTGTTGATTGATGAAAGACCGGAGGAAGTTACCGATATGGAACGTTCAGTAAAAGGTGCAGATGTAGTTAGCTCGACTTTTGATGAAACATCGGAAAATCATGTGAAAGTGGCAGAGCTTGTAATAGAGCATGCAAAACGTCGAGTAGAGTTGGGACAAGATGTTATTATTTTAATGGATAGTATTACACGCTTAGCACGTGCTTATAATATAGTTGAACCTAGTAGCGGTAAAGTGTTAACCGGAGGGATTGATCCGTCAAGTCTTCATAAGCCAAAGGCTTTTTTTGGAGCGGCACGTAATGTTGAAGGCGGTGGAAGTCTTACAATTATTGCAACAGCATTGATAAATACCGGTTCTCGAATGGATGATATGATTTTTGAAGAATTTAAGGGAACGGGTAATATGGAAATAGTTTTATCGCCTGAACTGGCATTAAGAAGGGTGTACCCTGCGATAGATTTTGCTAAAAGTTCAACCAGAAAAGAGGAGTTGTTATTAACAGAAGATGAAGTGAAAATTTTATGGCAAACACGACGAAAATTGGAAGACGTCAGTGAACCGACAATTGGTGTTTTAAATCATCTTAGAAAATATAACTCAAACAAAGATTATGTAGCAGAGATGAAGAAGTTTATTC
Coding sequences within:
- a CDS encoding UvrD-helicase domain-containing protein, which codes for MIKIDKIDKFTLNKKYPPTPAQWQAIGIDGADILVAAAAGSGKTEVLSERISRKVATDRWDIDKILVLTFTTAAAKNMKVRIENKIADRLLSFDNEEALHFLRKQRMLMNDALITTIDSFCLSVLRKFYYLVEENIDGEMIYLSPNFNVLPNSKTLLTQVINTVLENTVEISPKLTDILFTVFNGKKDIVASLQDTYYKLLTIPNFENYLEKEFLININSTVKNFDESVLSEFNLLTDLTTNNSLQTARQFTKYLESFIENDKNIRRIEDIVISVDLNNVKKEKIFNFFSGDIEQETIFGSRIENKTKLKKIVNILDENIFLMQDTKQINAQLLETTFLELKSYSEKFNILRSIKDFACSYQKILRTIHFEFVKTKRKSNFLDFSDLNHLAIKALTKKENGKMILTAAAKYYQKYFLEIYVDEYQDNNNLQEYILNIIRGENVYFFRVGDVKQAIYGFRGSNPDLFEEKYNSYEKLNIEDYSMEKEYHLKTTKTGICVMLKENFRSEVNVLSSCNYIFNRLMKNFNAGISYDKENALYYPAVKEKTKLTIPTKIINGKIDYFSGQEIENKKGYREQSIKNIAFEILNGVEQGNNYSDYAILVRNSTKMASFKEIFSSYNIPLFFKEKDGFTSSNTFNILYNIFKFLDNTNRDSSLVAILRSELFSYTNDELLKLSLNNEKTFYKKLKISDEVKDRHTINILNSWLNYSLNNSIRTILEKIVIDTDFINYLRTVDINDEEVDYYENFLDVVYEYENVNNNLSDFIVYLENIREQEKFETKKRVSNNSVTLSTIHISKGLEYKYVFIADLDTDFNNQGFSGEVLFTSEFGFSVDVENIATKHNYEYQSVFPVKLYKLNAQLIKLREREEEIRNLYVALTRAEKGLYLVSPNGIMLNDEEKKQISVTGSVFEAVNFEEILSVVLSNYNNEDRAENELTAEFEYYEPNQNKKVFSVENEREVNFVEIYKELEVENKDKLIKQKTNKIFPAKTSYSAMKKINKDKDEIIKKDNKEINYLELSNLNKITTATKALQRGNIIHKLFERIVQSVFEKEEIIDVQSYVENLVRTDNIIYNIKNKTLLTKEEYNLINNEDDLTKVKMFLESEVISFVKDADTCETELSFTTLKKAKELYNESESNIEVILQGVVDLLINIDGQYLIIDYKTDNVSKKNGESILEKRHGEQLKIYKEAVKKYYNCTEVKTYIYSYTLSKLIEV
- a CDS encoding 6-phosphogluconolactonase — protein: MKYIVCNSQTAVLNRMYDEFEKCLEDGAVVSLPEQIIGTQFMNRMVDDYNAGKYRYKHITLVGQREFADIDIEEDFGLYRYLRKELITKLDLDAKNIYYPKCLDSENSEDDIAKYEEILAENIADVAIVFLGAEGTILDYKYMNEENKRVHLLEFSKEDKTQLQKSGIQLRGNKLISIGYENLLSARSLFIVVLGADKREYMVELFENDHDEQETILSLLNEHDNVFIFTDKEASYKSEEEVNRLIKQRQKQLLAKQRREEEKEAKIIEKIQSDGEYNE
- a CDS encoding DMT family transporter gives rise to the protein MKLSTMQKGTLLTISGATCWGLSGVLGEYLLNISKIDSVWVIATRLFYAGLILLAVVLIKNKKVTLRVFKDKKDVLRLINFSFFGLLICQGTYFLAIKYTNAGMATVLQFTGPVMIMAFYCVLNKRLPMIREAVAMITSLFGVVLMATHLDFNTLSISAIGLFWGIFSAVGLASYNISSIRLTTKYGATIITAWGLFIAGTIVYFATGSYYIPAGFSLIDFLCITGIVLIGTIASFTMYLEGIKLIGAVTGSIIGCFEPIAAIIFSFLLLGTTFSSLDLLGAAFILSAVVVLSKR
- the rho gene encoding transcription termination factor Rho, which produces MNNNYQTFDDMYKSKTTKELTLLAKKLGVIRYSTLNKKELVLAILEKEMEKDNNYYMTGILDDIHPDNGFGFLRTVNYNKGEADIYVSASQIRRFELKKGDEVTGKVRPPRENDKYYGLLQVDVINGVNAEEIKSRPHFQALTPIYPDSKLVLETTKEKLSTRFIDLVAPIGLGQRGLIVAPPKAGKTTLLKDIANAIRKNYPDKKLIILLIDERPEEVTDMERSVKGADVVSSTFDETSENHVKVAELVIEHAKRRVELGQDVIILMDSITRLARAYNIVEPSSGKVLTGGIDPSSLHKPKAFFGAARNVEGGGSLTIIATALINTGSRMDDMIFEEFKGTGNMEIVLSPELALRRVYPAIDFAKSSTRKEELLLTEDEVKILWQTRRKLEDVSEPTIGVLNHLRKYNSNKDYVAEMKKFIRE